CGGTGGTAGCGGCCTGGCCAGCGTGACGCCCACGTTCATGCTTGACGACGCCGCCGTGACGGCCACCGCACCCACCGCCGCCGACAGCATTGCCGCCGGCCTCAAAGCGGACCCCGCCGCCACAACCGAGGAAGAGAAAACCACCACCGAAAAGCCTGTTGCCAAAGCCACCACGGCCCCCAAAACCGTGGCGGTAGCCACTGCGGTACCTGCCGCCGCGCCCGCCGCAGCGGCTCCGGCCCCGGTAGAGGCGGCCCCGGCCCCGGCGCCCGCCGCCGAGCCGGCCGCGCCCGCGGCCCCCACCACCGTCACGGTGTCGGGCAAGATTGAGAACGAAATCGGCAAGCCCCTGGTGGGCGCCACCGTGCTGCTGCGCGGCAGCAGCAAAGGCACCAGCACCGACGCCAACGGCAACTACACGCTGGAAGTACCCGCCGGCACCGATAACACGCTGATATTCGGCTACGGCGGCTACGATGACGAGGAAGTTCGCAGCCGCGGCAACCAGCCCGTGAACGTAACGCTGACCCCACGCGCTAAATCGCGCCGCCGGTAATCGGCACCCGTCGCGCAACGCAAAAGGCCCGGACTTTTCAAGGAAAGTCCGGGCCTTTTGCTATAAACAGGAGTCAAGGACTATGCTCCGGTGTTTCCAAAGCGGCGGCCAAACAGAAAGTACACCGGCAGGCCGATGGCCATCAGGCCCAGGCCGCGGCGCGAGAACTCGGCCGTGTCGGGGGCGATGAGCAGGATGATGCAGAACGTGGTGGCCAGCAAAATGTAGAGGCCCGGCACCAGCGGGTAGCCCCAGGCGCGGTAGGGGCGGGGCGCCTCGGGGCGGGTGCGGCGCAGCACGAAAATGCCGATGATGGTGACAACGTAAAACAGAATCACCGAGAACATGACGTAGTTGAGCAGGTCGCCGTAACGGCCGCTCAGGCACAGCACGCAGGCCCAGAAGCACTGCGCCCACAACGCACGGCCCGGCACGCCGGCTCCGTTCAGCCGGGCCAGGCTATGGAAGAAAAGTCCGTCTTTCGCCATGGCAAAGTAGGCCCGGGCCCCGCTCAAGATGATGCCGTTGTTGGCGCCAAACGTGCTGAGCATGATGAGCACGGCCATCACATAGGCGCCGGCGCGGCCCAGCACCGACTCGGCTACGGCCGTGGCCACCCGGTCGTCGGTGGCGTACTGAATGCCGCGGCCGGCCAGCGTGGCGGCCTCGGGCGAGCCGTGCAGCGGCAGCACCAGCAAATACACCACGTTGATGAGGATGTAGAGCGCCGTGACGATGGCCGTGCCGATGGCCATGCTGCGCACCAGCGTGCGCTCGGGGTTCTGAATTTCTTCGCCGGCAAAGCCGATGTTGTTCCAGGAATCCGAAGAGAACAGCGAGCCCGTCATGGCCATGCCGATGGCAATGACCAGGGCGCCGCCGCTAATGGGCAGGGTGGGCGCACTCACGCCAGGGGCCGCTGAGCGGCTGGCCGACCACAAATCGGCGAAGTTGGCCGCGATGGCCTCGTGGTTGATGCCCAAGGCCACACCAAAGATGATGAGCAGGGCCAGCGCAATGAGTTTCGTGCTGCCCAGCACGTTCTGAATAAGCTTGCCCGTGCGCACGCCTTGTGCGTTCAGCGCCGTGATGCCCACGATGAGCACAATGGCCAGCAGCTGTACGGTAGAAAACGTAAAATGCCAGGAGCCGATGTTCGTTTCAAACAGTATGTTATTCACGCTGAACCACGGCCGCAGCACGCCGGTGAATTTGGCAAACGCCACGGCCACGGCCGCAATTACGCCGGTCTGAATGACGAGGAACAACGTCCAGCCATACAGGAAGGCCGTGAGGCGCCCGAAGGCTTCGCGCAGGTACACGTACTGCCCGCCCACTTTGGGGAACATGCTGGCCAGCTCGCCGTAGCTGATGGCGCCGGCCATGGTGATGAAGCCCGTGAGCAGCCACACCACCAGCAGCCAGCCCGCGCTGCCCACCTGCCGCGAAATGTCGGCCGAAACAATGAAGATGCCCGAGCCTATCATGCTGCCCGTCACGAGCATAATGGCGTCGAAAAGATTGATGGCGCGCTTAAAATGCGGCTGGTCGGGTTGAGGTTCGGTCATAAGAACAGTTTAAGGCGCCAAGGTAGCTAGTGCGGCGCAATCGCCTTGGAGAGCCCGCTGAGGCAGTGCCAGAATGTTTCTCTCATGCTATTGCACTAGTAAGGTTTATGCATACATTTGGTCAGCAAGTTTTTCTACCCAAAACAAACAGCTAATGAAAATTTTTACCCCCCCCCCGTCACTTACCAAAAAACTGCTTCTGCTAGTGTGCTGTACGATGGCCCGTTTCGCGGCGGGCCAAGCCCTGCAGCCCGACAATTTTTGCGGAACGGAGACGGCATACAACGAGGAAGAACTGCGCCAGTTGCCGTGGGCCGATAACAACCAGTACTTGGTGGATTACCTGCGGGAGCACGCCATCGACGTGCCGGCCGATTACATCGACCAAATCAAAGCGGCTTCGGACGACCCCAGCCAAGGCTACGCCCCCCGCACCCTGACGCAGGATGAGGTGTACCGAAAAGATGCCGAAGGGCGTATGTCGTCGCCCGGCATGCTGTACGTGCCCATCAAAGCGTGGATACATCAACGCTCGGATGGAAGCGGCGGACGTAGCCTCGACCAGGTACGGGATGACATCGCACAGTTGAATGCAGAATTTGCCCGCTCCAATGTGCCCATAACCTTCTATTTGAAGTGCGGCGCGGGCTACATTCCTGATTCTTATTTATATGACAGGCCCGATGCCGGAGCGCTGGATTATATGTGGCGCACTTGGTTCGACGCTTCTGCCGTGAACGTGCATTTTGTGAATGAACCGGGCACTTCTTCCTCTATCAATGGGGGAACTTGGGCAGGCATTGCCCGACTGCCCAAACCCATATTTCCGCGCTTTCTGCTCACGCTGAGCAACTTCGCATCCGCCCGCACGTTCGCGCACGAAATGGGCCATGTACTCGGGTTGCCGCACACGCACAACGCCCGCGACCAGAACAACAGCGTCCTGTACAATGGTCAATCGGGAGATTGTTATCAGGAGTCATCCAGCCGCACGCGTACCCAGGGAATTGCCTGTGTTTCAACCTGGGGTGAAAAAAAAGCTGAAGTAAACGGTGATGCTTTAATGGATACGCCTGGTGACCCAGTGCTTTCCGATAGCAGGGGTTCTTATTATGGATTCAATACGGCCACCGGCCGCTATGAATACACCGGAGGATTAAATGACCGATTCAATGGAGAACAACAAGCGGTGAAACACATTGAACTGCGCTAGCTCATGAAAACGCTCACTCATTTATCCGTCTTGTGTGCATGCCTTTTGCTCGCCATTGGCTGTGCCAAAACAACTGCCGGGCCCGACGCGGGCGGTATACCGCTGGTTCCCACAGTATGCTATGACTTAATTGACGACGCCAGCGGCCAAGCTTGGTTTGCCCGGTCCGGCGCCACGAGTCCCGATTCCGTCCAGTTTCAAGTTACTGGGCAAGACGGCATCGTCCGTATTTCTCCTGCAAAAATACTGCGAGTGAGGGGCAAGGTGTGGCTTCAAGATGACCCTAGCTTCATGGGCCAGGCGCAGCCAGTCAACAGCCCAGCTTATATCAATAATGTCTTGGTGCATCTCAACCGTCGCGACACCGATACTCTGCGCCTTGAAAGATATCCCAAAGGATATCGTAATGACTTGGAGCTGGAAGAACTGCGCTGCTACTACAACGGCCGGCTGAGTGCCAGCTTCGACTTTCGGGCCAACCCCAATCTGCGTGACAGCCTCTTCGAGCGCAGCCGCTTTGGTCTCGTGGTGCCCTTGCGTAAAGTAACCGCACGCTAAGCCATGGCAAAGATAATTCCGGGTTGCAACCGCGTTGCCGTGGCTTCGTGGTTGCTGCTATTGATGGTGACTGTGTCTGCGGCGCAGGCGCAAAATGCGGGGTGGCAGTGGGGGCGACGCTTGGGCGGGACCACCGGCAATTCGCCCAGTGGGCTATACGACATTTCGGCCCGACCGTCGGCCGACACCCAGGGCAATACCTATGTCACCGGGGGCTACGACAGCCCGGCCACTTTCAGCGGCGGCCCGGCTACGCTGCCCCACAGCGGCGAACTCGACGTGGTGATTGCCAAGTACGATTCGCTGGGGCGCTTGCGCTGGGCGCGCGGCGGCGGCGGTCGCAACTACGATGTGGGCACCGCCGTGGCCACCGACTTGCTCCAAAACGTGTTTGTGGTGGGCGTCACCGACACCGGCTTCACGTTTCCGGGCTCGGGGAAAAGCGTGGCCGGTGATGGCGGCTTTGTGGCCAAGCTCGACTCAGCCGGCACGGTGCTGTGGGCCAAGCGCATCGGCTCGCGAAACGCGGGCCTGCAGCCCAGCAGCGTGGCCACCGATGGGTTTGGCAACGCGGTGGTGCTGGCTTCGCGCGTCGACTCGCTCACCATCGGCGGCGTGCACCTGCCCCGCCCGCTCAACGGCCTCTTCGACTACGTGCTGGTGAGCTACGACCTGGGCGGTAACGTCAATTGGGTGCGGCTGATTTCTCCGCTAACCCCAGTGTCGACGAACGGCAACGTGGCGTTCGACCGCGCGGCCGTGGCCGCCGACGTGAGCGGCACCGTTTACGTGGCCGGCACGGCCGGCACGGGCACCGTGCAGGCCAGCAGCGGCGTGCAGGGCACCATCGCCGCCACATATGGGTTGTTTTTGGTCAAATACGCGCAAAACGGCACGCCGCAATGGCTGCGCGCCGCGCCGCTGGCCACGGCCGGCGGGGTGGCCGTCAACGCCTTGGGCCGTTACGTGTACGTATGCGGCGACCTCGAAACGGGCGCCCAATTCGGGAGCAGCCAGCTGACGGCTGCCAACGGCCAGGACGCTTTCGTGGCCCGGTATTCGGCTGCCGGCGCGTTTCAGTGGGTGCGCACCGGGGGCGGCACCAACGTGCCCAACGAAGGCCGGGGCGTGGCCGTTAACGCAGGGGACGAAGCCTTTTTGGCGGCCGCGGTCGGCGGGCCGGCCCGCTTTGGCAGCGCGAGCTTCACGTGGCCCTACGGCGCTTACCGCACGGTCGTGGTCAAGTACGATTCGACGGGAAGCGTGCTGTGGGCCACGGCCACAACCATCGATTCCGCGAAGCCCGTCGGCATCACCCTGAGCGGCAGCCAGGCCCCGGTGGCTTCGTTCGACACGTACCGCACGGTGGGGCTGGGCGCCGTGCCGTCCATTGTCACCGTCGGCTTATTTGACATCGGGCTGGCGCGCGCCGATTTCTGGGGCCGCGTACTGACGGCGGTGCCGGGTGCCGGGCCAAGCGCAAGCGCCTGGGGGCTATACCCCAATCCCGCCACCACGCAGGTAACGCTTGATTTTCCGCCCGGTGCGGGGCAAGCCGAGGTGCAGGTGTGCGACCTGCAGGGCCGCACTGTGTGGCGGAGGCCCGTGAATGCGCAACGCCCCATCCTTTCGGTGGCCGCGCTGCCGCCCGGCCTGTACATGGTCCTGATTCGCACCGGCGACGGCCGGCCGGTCGTTACCAAACGCCTTGTGGTTGAATAATGTTAAGTGCGGCAAGAGCGATGGCCTGGCCGGGCTTGCCGCGCTAAAACTCGCTGCGGTCGTACCAGCTGCGCATGCGCCAGGGGTCGTTGCGGTTCTTGCGCACCAGGATGAGGCGGGCCGTGCCCGAGCCCGAAAACCGCTCGTTGTCGCGCTGCTCGATGGTGAGCAGGAAGGACCGTTCCACGTTCACGAGGGTGTCGGAGGCCAGCGTGTCGGACGTGGGCAGATACTGCGTCCACTGCAAATTGGTGGAGCGGGCGGCTTTGAAGAGGCGGTAGGTGGTGTTGGCGTCCACGTCGCGGGTCCAGCTTCGGTCCACGTTGGCGGCAAAGTCGTGGTACGTGAATTTGAATTTTGGCGAGAGCAGCTGCCCATAGAGCGTGGAATCGCGCAATTGGTAGGCGGCCCGAAAGCGGTCGAAAAAGCCCCGCACCGTGACCGGGTTGCCCAGCAGCGCATTCTGGTCGGTGGGCACCTCATCCAGCGCCGGCGCAAACGGGTTGCACGCCGGCACGGTCAGCATCAGGACAATGCCCGCCTGCAGCAAAACCGGAAATGACGGGCGCAACGGCTTCATAGGCCGAAATATACGGGTTGCTGCATAAATAATCCCTGCTGGTTCGCAACGTCAGTGCGAACTGAAATATTTCTTCAAATCCGTCCAGCACAGGCCGGGCATGGTGCGCTGGTCGCGCCAGGCCACAATGCGCCACTCGTTGTTGCGGCGGCGCAGGATGAGGCGGATGTTGCCTTGCAGCAGGCCCGCGTGAAAGGCCGTGTCCTGCTGCGTGACGCGCAACTGATATAAGGCCGATATTTCCACCGAGTCGGCGGTGTAGAGCTGGTCGCGGCGGTCGGTGAGCGTCAGCGTGTTCTTAACGCCGGTGGCCGTGCGGCGGCGCAGGCTGCTGAAGTAGGTGGTTTCGTCGGGCACGCTCCAGTTGGCAAACAGGGCCGGCGAGGAGCCGGCACTGGTGGGGTCGGGCACGAAGCGGTAGGTGGGGCCGCTGAAGGTGCGCTCGTAATTGGCCACGTTCACGTTTTGCACGGCCGTAGTGAAGTTGGCCAGCAGAATGTCAATCTGGGTGGGTTGAATCCACTCGCTGCCGGTGGCCGCGGGCTCGGGCTCGCGCAGCTGAAAGCAGGCCGGCAGCGCCAGCAGCCCCAGCAGGCCGGCCCAGCGGCCGGGCGCCAACAACGACGAAAACAACTGACGGAACGGCATGAGGATGAACGGCGCTTGGTACCGAACGGAAAGATACGTCCCGATTTACGGCGCAGCCGCGGCGGCGGGCGTACTTTCGTCGCCCGTCATCCGCTACTTCCCGCATGTCCCGAAAGCTTCTGGCGCTGTATACGGCCCTCTTGCTGCTGCTGGCGCTGGCCACGTACGTCTACTACCGGCGCACCCTGGCGGCCGTGCCCGTCGACCCCTACGCCCTGGTGCCCGACGATGCCGTGCTCGTGCTCAGCACCCACGACCATCCCACGCTTGTGCGCCACCTGCAGGAAACCGAGCTGTGGGACAACCTCACGGCCGTGCGCTACTTCCAGCACGCCGCCGGCCACCTGGCCCTGGCTGACAGCCTGAGCAGCGGCAGCGCCCGGCGCCGCAACAGCCTGCTCACGCTGCTGGGCCGCAAGCTGGTCATCACCTCGCTGCACGTCACGGGCCCCGACGAGTTCGACGTGCTGTATCAGATACCGCTGGTGCGGGTGAGCGAGTACCGGCAGGTGCGCAGCCTGCTCGAAACCCTGGGTCGCGACAGTCGCTACCGCCTCAGCACCCGCGAGTACGAAGGCCAGGAGCTGACCATTCTCACGGAGCAGCGCAGCGAGTTCAGCCTCACCGTGCTCAACTATCGCAACCACCTCCTCATCAGCGCCAACGGCGGATTGGTGGAGGCCGTGGTGCGCCGCCTGGCCCACCCCGACGCGCCCACCGTGCTTGCCACGTTCAGCTCCACCGATTTGCTGAAGCTGCGCGGCGTGGACGCCACCGTGCTGGTGAACTACCGCCGGCTGCCGCAGTTCCTTGATGTGCTGTTTCGGCGCGATGCGCACGGGCAGTTCGACTTGCTGGCCGGGCTGGTGTCGCAGGGGTTCATGGGCGTGAAGCTGGCGGGCAGCCGGGCACTGCTGCAAGGGTTTTCCAACCCCGAAACCACCCACGGCAGCCTGCAGCAGCGGCTGCGGGGGCAGGCTGCCCAGCCGCTGGGCCTCACCGACATCCTGAGCACGCGCACGGCGCTGGTGCTGCACCTGGCCGCGCAGCCGGCCCGCACCTGGCCCCGAACCGCGCCGCCGGTCGACTCGCTGGGAATCAGTGCGGGCCTCGACAGCCTGCGGGCAACCCTGGGGGGCGAAATGGCGGTGGCCTACCTGGCGGCCGCCGCGCCGGGCCGCCGGCCGGGCCGGCTGGCCATGGTGCGCTGCTCGGTGCCGGCCCGCACCAGCACGTGGCTGGCCCGCCTGCGTCGGCTCAATGGCAATTCGCCGGCCTTCACGCGGGTGGGGCCCTACCAGGTGCATCCGGTGGGCTTTTCGGAAGCCGACGTGCTGGGTCCGCTGCTCGACCCGGCCCGGCCCAACGCCGTGGAGGTGGTGTCCGGCGCCGGGGTGATGATGGGCAATTACCTGGTGCTTTCCGATGAGCTGACCCTGAATGCTTACCTGGTCGATGTGGTGGCCGGGCGCACCTGGGCGCAGTCGCCGGCGCAGGTATCTTTCTTGCAGGAAACCCAGCCGCGCGCCCGCCTGAGTATTTTCGTGGACACCCGCAACAGCTGGAACGCGCTGCTGGGCGTGCTCACGGAGGAGCGCCGCGCCGGCCTGCTCCGCAACGAAGCCCTATTCAAGCGCTTCCCCCAAATGGCGTTCCAACTGGTGCCGGCCGACAACGAAGCGGCCCCCGATGCGCAATACTTCACCCAACTGCTGCTGCACCACCCCAACCTGGGGCCCGCCACCGCCCAGGCCGGGGGCGCCGCGGCCAACGGGCGCGTGCTGGCGTTTAAGCGCGGGCTAGTGGGCACGCCGGTGGCCCTGCCCGCGCTGGGCACGCGCATTCCGGCCGTGGTGGTGCAGGACTCGGCCCAGGCGCTGCACTTTGTGAGCGCCGATAACACGGTGGTGTGGTCCGACACGCTGGCCGGGCCGGCCGTGGGTATGGCCCTGCTGCCGGCCGCGGGCGGAGTGGCCGGCGGCCTGCTGCTGGGCGCCGGCCACCGCCTGCACCTGCTCGGCAACGACGGCCGTGACGTGCTGCCCTTCCCCCTGAACCTGCCCGACACCTTGCACCTCGCCGACCTGACTATGGGCCCGGGCGGCCCCGGCGAGCCGGCCCGCCTGCTGGCCCGCACGGCCGGCAACGAGCTGCGCCTGCTCGACGCCCGGGGCCGCGAGTTCCGCGGCTGGCAGCCCAAGCGGCTCGACTTTCCGCTGGCGGGGCGCCCGGCGCTGTTGAGCGCGGGCGGCCGCACCGTGGTGGTGGCCCCCCTGCAAAATGGCTACGTGTACGCCTACGACGGGCAGGGCAACCTCTTTCCTGGTTTCCCGCTGAGCCTGGGGGCCCGGCTGGCCGGCAACCTACTGGTGCAGCCCGGCACCACGCTGGCCCGCACCCGCCTCACCACCGTCAACCAGCACGGCGAGCTCATCACCTTCAACCTCAGCGGCGACGTGCTGAGCCGGCAGCGCGTGGCCACCTGGAGTCGCACCGCCCGCTTCCGCCTCGTACCCGACCTCACGGGCCGCACCTTCGTGCTGACGCGCGAAGACGGTAACCAAATCGACGTGTACCTGCCCGCCCAATCGACCCCCTTGCTCACGCAGCGCTTCGTGACCTCGGGCGAGCGGCTGGTGCAGTTTTTTGATTTCGGCAAAAACCACCGGCTGGTGGCCATCACCGAGCCCGGTCCGGCCCACGTGTTTCTCTACGATGCGCGGGGCCAGCTGCTGGGCGGCGAGCCGCTGCCCAGCACCGGCACCGGCGTGGCCCTGAGCTACGACGCCACTACCGACACCTACCAGCTGGCCCGCCTGGTGGGCCGCGAGCTGCGCCGCACCGAGTTGAAGGTGGGGCCGTGAGCAGCGGTGGGTTGACGAGTTGGCGGAGTGAATAGATTTAATTAAAAGAACGTCATGCTGAGCGCAGCCGAAGCATCTCGCGTGTGGTAGTAATTCAATCGACTGGATTTACCATTGCACGCGAGATGCTTCGGCTGCGCTCAGCATGACGTTCTTTTGCTCCCCAGCCCCCAACTTCCCATGCCTTCAACTCCCCGCACCGGCCTCGTGGTCGGCAAGTTCTGGCCGCCGCACCGGGGCCACCAGCTGCTGCTGGAAACGGCCGCGGCCCAGGTGGCTGGGCTGGTGGTATTGGTGTACGCCAACCCCGACTCGGCCGAGCACCCGGCGGCTTTGCGCGCCGGGTGGCTGCGGGCCCTGTACCGGGGCGATGAGCTGGCCGACGGGCCGCGCATTGGCTCCACGCCGCTGAGCGTTTTCGCCCTTTCGGCCAACGCCGATGGCGTGCCACCCGATGCCGCCGACGATGACACCCACCGCGAGTTTGTGCGGCTGTGGCTGGCTCGGCAGGGAATAACGGTAGACGTGGTGTTCACCAGCGAGGCCTACGGGCCGGGGTTTGCCCGGCACCTGGGAGTGCCGCACGTGGAAGTAGATGCGGCGAGAAGCCAGGTGCCGGTGTCGGGCACGCTGGTGCGCGCAAACGCTGCCGCAGCAACTCCTTACCTGCACCCGCTGGTGGCGGCGCAGCTGGGCGTGGTGCCGCCGGCTCCGGTGCCACGAGTAGTATTTCTGGGCGCCGAGAGCAGCGGCAAGAGCACGCTTTGCGAAGCACTGGCCGCGGCCTGCGGCACCGAGTGGGTGCCTGAATACGGCCGCACCCTGCACGAGCAGAAAAACGGCAACCTCGACTTCGACGACCTGCTCTACATCGCCCGGCGCCATGCCGAGCTGGAAGACGAAGCCGCCGGGCGGGCGCGAGGCGTGCTGTTCTGCGACACCAACGCGGCCACCACGGCGCTGTATTCCTACTATTATTTTCATCGTTGCGACCCCGCCCTGCAGGCCATGGCCGCCGTGTGCCGGCAGCGCTACGCGCACACCTTCGTGTGTGCGCCCACCGTGCCCTTCGAGCAGGACGGCTGGCGCGGCCCCGAGGCCCTGCGCAGCTTTCAGCACGGCGCTATTCTGATGCAGCTCGATTTCTATGGCATTCCCTACACGCTGGTTGAAGGCACCGTGGCGCAGCGCGTGGCGCAGGTGGTGGCGCAGTTAAAAATCAACTAAAAAATCATCGGTTGGTCAGCCAGCCTTTGCGGTAGAAATACACCAGTTGCACCACAATCACGCTGGCCATGATGCCGAGCACCGTGGGGTAGCCCCAGGGGCTGTAGAGTTCGGGCATGTTGCGCACCAATAGGTGGCCCTGCTCGTCGTGGCGCTGAAAATTCATGCCGTAGAGCCCCACCACGAAACTCAGCGGAATGAAAATGGTGCTGATGATGGTGAGCACCTTCATCACTTCGTTCATGCGGTTGCCCTGCTCCGACTGGTAGAGGTCGGTGAGGGAGGAGATGTTGTCGCGGTAGCTCTCGGCCAGGTCCAGGGTCTGAATGGCGTGGTCGTAGGCGTCGCGGTAGAAAATCTTAAGGTTTTCGGGCATTATCTCTTCCGGCAGGCGCAGGATTTCCGCAATCTTGTCGCGCTCCGGATATACCAGCCGGCGAAAGCGTACTACGTCCTTCTTGATGCGCAGAATGCGGTTGAGCAGGCGCTTGGGGCGCTTTTCGGAGAAAATGGCTTCTTCCAACCGCTCGATGTAGTCGCCGATGGCCGCCATGGTGGGGTAGTAGTGGTCGAGCACCACGTCGGTGAGGGCGTAGGCCAGGTAGAGGCTGGGCTGGCGGCGCAAGGTGCTGAAATTGCTGCGGATGCGCACCCGCAGCGCATCGAGGCAGTCGTCGTAGTCGTCCTGAAACGACAGCACGTAGTTGGGGCCGGTGAAGAGCGACAGCTGGTCGTCGTCGACTTCGAGATTAATGGTGAAATCGGTCATGCGCGAGACCATAAACAAGCGGTGCTCGTCGAATACCTCCACCTTGGCCCGCTGGTAGTCGTTGAGCACGTCCTCCATCTGCAGCGGGTGCAGGCCGAAGTCCTGCATCATGCGCTCCAGCAGGGGCAGGTCGTTGTAGCCGCGCACGTCTACCCAATGCTTGAGGTGGGGGTGGGTGCGCAAATAGGCCAGCAGGTCGTCGTAGCGGCCGGTGTATTCCTCTTCGCGGCAGTTTGTGTCGTCGTACGACATCAAAAAGATGCGGGGCGGCAGGGCGCCTTCGTGCACCGTGAGCGTGCCGGGGCGCTGGCCCACGTGCTGTTCGCGGGCCTGCCGGGTGGCTTCGCGGTCAGAAATGATGCCATCGGAGGGCGTGGACGGCGCGGCCGGAGCCTTGGACGGAGAGCTAAGTGGAGACATGCGGCAAAGAAATACAAATCGACGGAGCAGCTTGCGCCCCTACGCAAGGCACGCCGGCCGGGATGCCCCGGCCGGCCCGAACGCGCCCGGGAAGGCCCCGCAGCGGTGGCATGAGCCGTTCTGTGCCGTACTTTGTCGGCAGAGCCTCGAAACACACGGTTGAAAAGTACGGATTCATTGGTGGGAGAAAGCACCGCCGCGCGCGCCACGGCGGGCCTCTCGGTGTGGCTGGCGGCCGGCGGCCCCGCGCCGCCGCGGCTGCCGCTGGCGTTTGAGTCGTTTCTGTACCTCCGGCCCGAGCACCAGGCCCTGCAAGCCAGCGCCGCGCCCGTGCTCAGCTTGTATGTGGAAGACGCCGCGGCCGGCGTCAGTGTGGCCCAGCTGCACGTCAGCTTTGAAGCAGAAACCGGCACGGCGCGCAGCCCGGCGCAGGCCCCGTTTGGAGCCGTGCAGCTGGCGCCCGGCGTGGGCACGGCGGCCGTGCACCTGCTGCTGGATGCCGCCGAAGCCCACCTGACCGGCCTCGGCCTGCGCCGGCTGGCGCTGCGGGGCTATCCCTTCGCCTACGACCCCGCCGGCGCCGCCACGCTCGCCGAAGCCCTGCGGCAGCGCGGCTACCGCGTGGCCCTGGCCGAACAGAATTACCACCTCGACCCCGCCCGCGACTACGAAGCCCACCTGCACGCGTCGGAGCGCCGCCGCCTGCACAAGTGCCGCCGCCACGGCCTGCACGTGGAGCAGGAGCCGCCGTTTCTGCTGCCGGCGGCCTACGAGTTTATCCGGGCGTGCCGGCAGGAGCGGGGCCAGCACCTGTCGCTGTCGCTGGAGCGGGTGCAGGCACTATTCAAGCACTTTCCGCGCGAGCATTTCCTGTTCTCGGTGCGCCAGCCCGATGGGGAGTGGGCGGCGCTCACCGTAGCCATTCGGGTGAGCGAAACGGCCCTGTATAATTTCTACCCTGCCAGCCCCTTGCGCTGCAATGCCTTCAGCCCGGTGGTGCTGCTCAACGAAGGCCTGCACGCCTTTGCCCGCGCCAGCGCCCTCACCGTGCTCGACCTCGGCACTTCCACCCTCGACACCGGGCCCAACGCCTCGCTGCTGCGCTTCAAGCGCCACCTGGGCGGCGTGGCCGGCCTGCGCCTGAGCTGGGAAAAGGAATTGGGATGAGGAGGGGAGTAGGGACGTAAGGGAGAGGGGAGCACATTCCCCGCATCGCCAAGGAGGGGAGTGTGCCGTACTTTGTGCCGATGCCCACCCTCGTTTCCTCGGCTAAGCCGCTGCTTCGGCAGTTC
This DNA window, taken from Hymenobacter sp. 5317J-9, encodes the following:
- a CDS encoding carboxypeptidase-like regulatory domain-containing protein, which produces MNPDNVPNAENEPYDPNFEAQDEELASGGNNKLLYILGAVILALVVGYIALPKGGGSGLASVTPTFMLDDAAVTATAPTAADSIAAGLKADPAATTEEEKTTTEKPVAKATTAPKTVAVATAVPAAAPAAAAPAPVEAAPAPAPAAEPAAPAAPTTVTVSGKIENEIGKPLVGATVLLRGSSKGTSTDANGNYTLEVPAGTDNTLIFGYGGYDDEEVRSRGNQPVNVTLTPRAKSRRR
- a CDS encoding AAA family ATPase, with translation MPSTPRTGLVVGKFWPPHRGHQLLLETAAAQVAGLVVLVYANPDSAEHPAALRAGWLRALYRGDELADGPRIGSTPLSVFALSANADGVPPDAADDDTHREFVRLWLARQGITVDVVFTSEAYGPGFARHLGVPHVEVDAARSQVPVSGTLVRANAAAATPYLHPLVAAQLGVVPPAPVPRVVFLGAESSGKSTLCEALAAACGTEWVPEYGRTLHEQKNGNLDFDDLLYIARRHAELEDEAAGRARGVLFCDTNAATTALYSYYYFHRCDPALQAMAAVCRQRYAHTFVCAPTVPFEQDGWRGPEALRSFQHGAILMQLDFYGIPYTLVEGTVAQRVAQVVAQLKIN
- a CDS encoding T9SS type A sorting domain-containing protein gives rise to the protein MVTVSAAQAQNAGWQWGRRLGGTTGNSPSGLYDISARPSADTQGNTYVTGGYDSPATFSGGPATLPHSGELDVVIAKYDSLGRLRWARGGGGRNYDVGTAVATDLLQNVFVVGVTDTGFTFPGSGKSVAGDGGFVAKLDSAGTVLWAKRIGSRNAGLQPSSVATDGFGNAVVLASRVDSLTIGGVHLPRPLNGLFDYVLVSYDLGGNVNWVRLISPLTPVSTNGNVAFDRAAVAADVSGTVYVAGTAGTGTVQASSGVQGTIAATYGLFLVKYAQNGTPQWLRAAPLATAGGVAVNALGRYVYVCGDLETGAQFGSSQLTAANGQDAFVARYSAAGAFQWVRTGGGTNVPNEGRGVAVNAGDEAFLAAAVGGPARFGSASFTWPYGAYRTVVVKYDSTGSVLWATATTIDSAKPVGITLSGSQAPVASFDTYRTVGLGAVPSIVTVGLFDIGLARADFWGRVLTAVPGAGPSASAWGLYPNPATTQVTLDFPPGAGQAEVQVCDLQGRTVWRRPVNAQRPILSVAALPPGLYMVLIRTGDGRPVVTKRLVVE
- a CDS encoding amino acid permease — protein: MTEPQPDQPHFKRAINLFDAIMLVTGSMIGSGIFIVSADISRQVGSAGWLLVVWLLTGFITMAGAISYGELASMFPKVGGQYVYLREAFGRLTAFLYGWTLFLVIQTGVIAAVAVAFAKFTGVLRPWFSVNNILFETNIGSWHFTFSTVQLLAIVLIVGITALNAQGVRTGKLIQNVLGSTKLIALALLIIFGVALGINHEAIAANFADLWSASRSAAPGVSAPTLPISGGALVIAIGMAMTGSLFSSDSWNNIGFAGEEIQNPERTLVRSMAIGTAIVTALYILINVVYLLVLPLHGSPEAATLAGRGIQYATDDRVATAVAESVLGRAGAYVMAVLIMLSTFGANNGIILSGARAYFAMAKDGLFFHSLARLNGAGVPGRALWAQCFWACVLCLSGRYGDLLNYVMFSVILFYVVTIIGIFVLRRTRPEAPRPYRAWGYPLVPGLYILLATTFCIILLIAPDTAEFSRRGLGLMAIGLPVYFLFGRRFGNTGA
- the corA gene encoding magnesium/cobalt transporter CorA; protein product: MSPLSSPSKAPAAPSTPSDGIISDREATRQAREQHVGQRPGTLTVHEGALPPRIFLMSYDDTNCREEEYTGRYDDLLAYLRTHPHLKHWVDVRGYNDLPLLERMMQDFGLHPLQMEDVLNDYQRAKVEVFDEHRLFMVSRMTDFTINLEVDDDQLSLFTGPNYVLSFQDDYDDCLDALRVRIRSNFSTLRRQPSLYLAYALTDVVLDHYYPTMAAIGDYIERLEEAIFSEKRPKRLLNRILRIKKDVVRFRRLVYPERDKIAEILRLPEEIMPENLKIFYRDAYDHAIQTLDLAESYRDNISSLTDLYQSEQGNRMNEVMKVLTIISTIFIPLSFVVGLYGMNFQRHDEQGHLLVRNMPELYSPWGYPTVLGIMASVIVVQLVYFYRKGWLTNR